A region from the Dinoroseobacter shibae DFL 12 = DSM 16493 genome encodes:
- a CDS encoding trypsin-like serine peptidase translates to MIGLRAALLVLLGLMGGPLAAQDKPLEALETADKIRAYQAVGRLDIGGRGFCTGTLVTMDLVLTAAHCLYDKRSGARVPATEITFKPGLRNGRAAAYRSIRRAAVHPDYTYGDPDTIQRVATDLAILELAQPIRQSNITPLVVDQTPRWLTQVALVSYARDREEVLSLQQSCRVLEREAAVQVLSCDVDFGSSGAPVLSWLGGVPRVVSVVSAKSIYNEERVALAVKVETAVEDLRAHLSETDGVFKREAPQIRTLTRERAMDGAGAKFLRP, encoded by the coding sequence ATGATCGGATTGCGCGCCGCGCTGCTGGTGCTGCTCGGCCTGATGGGCGGGCCGCTGGCGGCGCAGGACAAGCCTCTGGAGGCGTTGGAGACCGCCGACAAGATCCGCGCCTACCAGGCGGTGGGGCGGCTCGATATCGGCGGGCGGGGGTTCTGTACCGGCACGCTGGTTACCATGGACCTGGTGCTGACGGCGGCCCATTGCCTTTATGACAAGCGCAGCGGCGCCCGGGTGCCCGCGACCGAGATCACCTTCAAGCCGGGGCTGCGCAACGGACGGGCGGCGGCCTATCGCAGCATCCGGCGCGCCGCGGTGCATCCGGACTATACCTACGGCGACCCCGACACGATCCAGCGGGTCGCGACCGACCTCGCCATCCTGGAACTGGCCCAGCCGATCCGGCAATCCAACATCACCCCTTTGGTCGTCGACCAGACGCCGCGCTGGCTGACCCAGGTGGCGCTGGTGTCCTATGCCCGCGACCGCGAGGAGGTGTTGTCGCTGCAGCAATCCTGCCGGGTGCTGGAACGCGAGGCGGCGGTGCAGGTGTTGTCCTGCGATGTGGATTTCGGCTCTTCCGGGGCACCGGTGCTGAGCTGGCTCGGCGGGGTGCCGCGGGTGGTGTCGGTGGTCTCGGCCAAGTCGATCTATAACGAGGAACGGGTGGCCCTGGCCGTGAAGGTCGAGACCGCAGTGGAGGATCTGCGCGCGCACCTGTCCGAGACCGACGGGGTGTTCAAGCGCGAGGCCCCGCAAATCCGCACCCTGACGCGAGAGCGCGCGATGGACGGGGCCGGGGCGAAATTTCTGCGCCCCTGA
- the lpdA gene encoding dihydrolipoyl dehydrogenase yields MASYDVIIIGSGPGGYVGAIRCAQLGLKTACVEGRDTLGGTCLNVGCIPSKALLHASHQVHEAEHNFEKMGIKVPAPKIDWKTMLAYKDDVIGQNTKGIEFLFKKNKVDWLKGWASIPEAGKVKVGDETHEAKHIIIASGSEPASIPGAEVEIDEKVVVTSTGALELGKIPKRMVVVGGGVIGLELGSVYARLGTEVSVIEFMDGITPGQDLEVARQFQKILTKQGLKFITGAAVQKVAATKSKAKVTYKMRKDDSEDSLEADIVLVSTGRKPFTEGLGLDALGVKMTERGQIATDGSYRTNVPGVYAIGDVIEGPMLAHKAEDEGMAVAEMIAGQHPHVNYGVIPGVIYTHPEVASVGKTEEQLKAEGVAYKVGKFSFMGNGRAKANFAADGFVKLLADKATDRILGAHVIGPMAGDLIHEVCVAMEFGAAAEDLARTCHAHPTYSEAMREAALACGDGAIHA; encoded by the coding sequence ATGGCAAGCTATGACGTTATCATCATCGGCTCCGGCCCCGGCGGCTATGTCGGCGCGATCCGCTGCGCGCAGCTGGGCCTCAAGACTGCCTGCGTGGAAGGGCGCGACACCCTGGGCGGCACCTGCCTGAACGTGGGCTGCATCCCGTCCAAGGCGCTGCTCCATGCTTCCCACCAAGTCCACGAGGCCGAGCACAACTTCGAGAAGATGGGCATCAAGGTGCCCGCGCCGAAAATCGACTGGAAAACCATGCTGGCCTACAAGGACGACGTGATCGGCCAGAACACCAAGGGCATCGAGTTCCTGTTCAAGAAGAACAAGGTCGACTGGCTGAAGGGCTGGGCCTCGATCCCCGAGGCGGGCAAGGTCAAGGTTGGCGACGAGACCCACGAGGCCAAGCACATCATCATTGCGTCTGGCTCCGAGCCTGCCTCGATCCCCGGCGCGGAGGTCGAGATCGACGAAAAGGTCGTCGTTACCTCCACCGGCGCGCTGGAGTTGGGCAAGATCCCCAAGCGCATGGTCGTGGTCGGCGGCGGCGTGATCGGGCTGGAGCTTGGCTCGGTCTATGCGCGGCTCGGCACCGAGGTCTCGGTGATCGAGTTCATGGACGGGATCACCCCGGGCCAGGACCTCGAGGTTGCCCGCCAGTTCCAGAAGATCCTCACCAAGCAGGGGCTGAAATTCATCACCGGCGCTGCAGTGCAGAAAGTGGCCGCGACCAAGAGCAAGGCCAAGGTCACCTACAAGATGCGCAAGGATGACAGCGAGGATAGCCTTGAAGCAGACATCGTGCTCGTCTCCACCGGGCGTAAACCGTTCACCGAGGGGCTCGGGCTCGACGCCCTGGGGGTGAAGATGACCGAACGGGGGCAGATCGCCACCGACGGCAGCTACCGCACGAATGTGCCCGGGGTCTATGCGATCGGAGACGTGATCGAGGGGCCGATGCTGGCCCACAAGGCCGAGGACGAGGGCATGGCCGTGGCCGAGATGATCGCCGGGCAGCACCCCCATGTGAATTACGGCGTGATCCCCGGGGTGATCTACACCCATCCCGAGGTCGCCAGCGTCGGCAAGACCGAGGAACAACTCAAGGCCGAGGGCGTCGCCTACAAGGTGGGCAAGTTCTCCTTCATGGGCAACGGTCGGGCGAAGGCCAATTTCGCCGCCGACGGGTTCGTCAAGCTGCTGGCAGACAAGGCAACCGACCGGATCCTCGGCGCCCATGTGATCGGCCCCATGGCGGGCGACCTGATCCACGAGGTCTGCGTCGCGATGGAATTCGGGGCGGCGGCCGAGGACCTGGCCCGCACCTGCCACGCGCACCCGACCTATTCCGAGGCCATGCGCGAAGCGGCCCTGGCCTGCGGCGACGGGGCGATCCACGCCTGA
- a CDS encoding glucose 1-dehydrogenase, translated as MRLEGKTAIVTGGGSGFGAGIVRKFAAEGAQVIVADINKGAAEAVAEEYGGTAAQVDVSDADSMAALAEAHGAPDILVNNAGITHLPKPMEEVTEEEFDRVLAVNAKSVYLSARVFVPAMKARGSGAILNIASTAGVSPRPKLNWYNASKGWMITATKAMAVELAPFGIRVNALNPVAGETPLLASFMGEDTPEMRAKFLATIPLGRFSQPEDLGNAAAFLCSDEASMITGVAMEVDGGRCI; from the coding sequence ATGCGACTGGAAGGAAAAACCGCGATCGTCACCGGGGGCGGGTCGGGATTCGGGGCCGGGATCGTGCGCAAGTTCGCCGCCGAGGGCGCGCAGGTGATCGTGGCCGACATCAACAAGGGCGCGGCCGAGGCCGTGGCCGAAGAATATGGCGGAACGGCGGCGCAGGTCGATGTCTCTGACGCGGACAGCATGGCCGCTTTGGCCGAGGCCCACGGCGCGCCCGATATCCTCGTCAACAATGCGGGCATCACCCATCTGCCGAAACCCATGGAAGAGGTGACCGAGGAGGAGTTCGACCGCGTGCTCGCCGTCAACGCCAAGTCGGTCTATCTCAGCGCCCGGGTCTTCGTGCCCGCGATGAAGGCGCGCGGCAGCGGCGCGATCCTCAACATCGCGTCGACCGCCGGGGTCAGCCCGCGCCCGAAGCTCAACTGGTACAACGCCTCCAAGGGCTGGATGATCACCGCCACCAAGGCGATGGCGGTGGAACTGGCGCCTTTCGGCATCCGCGTCAACGCGCTCAACCCCGTGGCGGGTGAGACGCCGCTGCTCGCCTCCTTCATGGGGGAGGACACGCCGGAGATGCGCGCGAAATTCCTCGCCACGATCCCCCTGGGCCGGTTTTCGCAGCCCGAAGACCTGGGTAACGCGGCGGCCTTCCTGTGCTCGGACGAGGCCAGCATGATCACCGGGGTCGCCATGGAAGTGGACGGGGGCCGGTGCATATGA
- a CDS encoding P1 family peptidase, with protein sequence MSARMRPGPRNLITDVAGLRVGHAQDAGVKSGVTVLTADAPFTAGVHVMGGAPGTRETDLLAPDKTVEQVDALVLSGGSALGLDAASGVADALRAAGRGFDVGGQRVPIVPAAILFDLLNGGDKDWMVNPYNWLGREALEAAAPEFALGTVGAGTGALTATLKGGLGSASVVLPDGVCVGALVAVNALGSATMGPGRHFWAAPFEMGTEFGGLGMGAVDPAALPAIKGGHKTATTIAIVATDAALSQAACTRMAAAAHDGMARALVPSHTPMDGDLVFAASHGDKAGDPLMIGHAAALCLARAIARGVYAATPEAGDLLPCWSDLPG encoded by the coding sequence ATGAGCGCGCGGATGCGGCCCGGTCCGCGCAACCTGATCACCGATGTGGCGGGGCTGCGCGTGGGTCATGCGCAGGACGCGGGCGTGAAATCCGGGGTCACGGTGCTGACCGCGGACGCCCCCTTCACCGCCGGGGTGCATGTCATGGGCGGTGCCCCCGGCACGCGGGAGACGGACCTTCTGGCCCCGGACAAGACGGTGGAGCAGGTGGATGCGCTGGTGCTGTCGGGCGGCTCGGCCCTGGGGCTCGACGCGGCCTCGGGCGTGGCGGATGCCCTGCGCGCGGCGGGGCGCGGGTTCGACGTGGGCGGGCAGCGCGTGCCGATCGTGCCCGCTGCGATCCTCTTCGATCTGCTCAATGGCGGCGACAAGGACTGGATGGTGAACCCCTATAACTGGCTGGGGCGCGAGGCGCTGGAAGCCGCAGCACCCGAGTTCGCGCTGGGCACCGTCGGGGCCGGGACCGGGGCCTTGACCGCGACGCTGAAGGGTGGGCTTGGCTCTGCCTCGGTGGTGCTGCCGGACGGGGTGTGCGTGGGCGCGCTCGTGGCCGTCAATGCGCTGGGCTCGGCGACCATGGGTCCGGGGCGGCATTTCTGGGCGGCCCCGTTCGAGATGGGCACGGAATTCGGCGGGTTGGGCATGGGCGCGGTCGATCCCGCGGCGCTGCCTGCAATCAAGGGCGGGCACAAGACCGCGACGACCATCGCCATCGTTGCCACCGACGCGGCGCTGAGCCAGGCCGCCTGCACCCGCATGGCGGCGGCCGCCCATGACGGGATGGCCCGGGCGCTGGTCCCGTCGCACACGCCCATGGACGGCGATCTGGTCTTTGCGGCCTCCCACGGGGACAAGGCGGGCGATCCGCTGATGATCGGCCATGCGGCGGCCCTGTGCCTCGCCCGTGCCATCGCCCGTGGGGTGTACGCCGCGACGCCGGAGGCGGGCGACCTGCTGCCCTGCTGGTCGGACCTGCCGGGTTAG
- a CDS encoding Hsp20 family protein, whose protein sequence is MRTIDMSPLYRATVGFDHFADLVDRVMRADAGNQPSYPPFNIEKTDDDAYRISIAAAGFGEDDLNIEVRENALIVTAKKPEDDAERTYLHRGIATRAFERRFHLADHVHVTGASLVNGMLDIELKREVPEALKPRRIAIGNSTPAVEGTVAA, encoded by the coding sequence ATGCGAACCATTGATATGTCCCCGCTTTACCGTGCCACCGTCGGTTTTGATCACTTCGCCGACCTCGTGGACCGGGTCATGCGCGCCGATGCCGGCAACCAGCCGAGCTACCCGCCGTTCAACATCGAAAAGACCGACGACGACGCCTATCGGATCTCGATCGCAGCCGCCGGGTTCGGCGAAGACGACCTGAACATCGAGGTGCGCGAGAACGCGCTGATCGTCACCGCCAAGAAGCCCGAGGATGATGCCGAGCGCACCTATCTGCACCGCGGGATCGCCACCCGCGCGTTCGAGCGGCGCTTCCACCTGGCCGACCATGTCCATGTGACCGGTGCCAGCCTCGTCAACGGGATGCTCGACATCGAGCTCAAGCGCGAGGTGCCCGAGGCGCTGAAACCCCGGCGCATTGCCATCGGCAACAGCACCCCGGCGGTCGAAGGCACCGTCGCCGCCTGA
- a CDS encoding MAPEG family protein — MTTELTVLALAALLQVVQFILYSVAANIQVGPKRAMSPRDEPIVLTGLAGRLQRAMNNHFEGLTLFTIAVVVVTLSDQSTPFTALCAHAYLIARILYVPAYAQGLAPWRSVIWMVGFIATVVMLLSALL, encoded by the coding sequence ATGACCACCGAACTTACCGTCCTCGCCCTCGCCGCCCTGCTCCAGGTCGTGCAATTCATCCTCTACTCGGTCGCCGCCAATATCCAGGTGGGCCCCAAACGCGCCATGAGCCCAAGGGACGAACCGATCGTTTTGACCGGCCTTGCGGGACGGCTGCAGCGCGCGATGAACAATCATTTCGAGGGGCTCACCCTCTTCACCATCGCGGTGGTCGTCGTCACCCTCTCGGATCAGTCCACCCCGTTCACCGCGCTCTGCGCCCATGCCTACCTGATCGCGCGCATCCTCTATGTGCCCGCCTATGCCCAGGGCCTCGCCCCCTGGCGATCCGTCATCTGGATGGTCGGCTTCATCGCCACCGTGGTCATGCTGCTCTCGGCCCTTCTGTGA
- a CDS encoding alpha/beta hydrolase: MDWTAAYDNASFIPGASAYVERWPRAAAAFREGARGEIGIAHGAHPREKLDLFLPEGTPAGLVVFVHGGYWRRFDRTDWSHLAAGPLARGWAVAMPGYPLCPEVTIPEITASVRGAIALAARHVAGPIRLTGHSAGGHLVARMPAAGLAPEVLSRVARIVPISPVSDLEPLLRTEMAETLRLTPEIAAAESPLHAPAPDCPVTVWVGAEERPVFLDQARWLAEAWGAQHRIAAGRHHFDVIDDLAEPDGPLTSALLA; this comes from the coding sequence ATGGACTGGACGGCGGCATATGACAACGCGAGCTTCATCCCCGGGGCAAGTGCGTATGTGGAGCGTTGGCCACGGGCGGCGGCCGCGTTCCGCGAGGGCGCGCGCGGCGAGATCGGGATCGCCCATGGCGCCCATCCGCGCGAGAAGCTGGACCTGTTCCTGCCCGAGGGTACACCGGCGGGGCTGGTCGTTTTCGTCCATGGCGGCTACTGGCGGCGGTTCGACCGCACGGACTGGTCCCATCTTGCCGCTGGGCCGCTGGCGCGGGGCTGGGCCGTGGCCATGCCCGGCTATCCGCTCTGCCCCGAGGTGACGATCCCCGAGATCACCGCATCGGTGCGCGGCGCGATCGCGTTGGCCGCGCGGCATGTGGCGGGTCCGATCCGGCTGACGGGCCATTCCGCCGGCGGGCACCTGGTGGCCCGGATGCCCGCGGCCGGGCTCGCGCCCGAGGTGCTGTCGCGGGTGGCGCGGATCGTGCCGATCTCGCCGGTCAGCGATCTCGAGCCGCTGTTGAGGACCGAGATGGCCGAAACCCTGCGCCTGACCCCGGAGATCGCGGCGGCCGAGAGCCCCCTGCACGCCCCCGCCCCCGATTGCCCGGTCACCGTCTGGGTCGGGGCCGAGGAACGGCCGGTTTTTCTCGACCAGGCCCGCTGGCTGGCCGAGGCCTGGGGCGCGCAGCATCGCATCGCCGCGGGGCGGCACCATTTCGACGTGATCGACGATCTGGCAGAGCCTGACGGCCCGCTGACGAGCGCGCTGCTGGCCTAA
- the glcF gene encoding glycolate oxidase subunit GlcF, whose product MQTHFTPEQLKDPATARSNEILRSCVHCGFCTATCPTYQVLGDELDSPRGRIYLIKDMIENDRPADPQTVKHIDRCLSCLACMTTCPSGVHYMHLVDHAREYIENTYKRPLYERMLRWTLARILPYPMRFRVAMLGAKIARPFAGLIPEKRLRAMVEMAPKTIPPVSRNDDPQVFPAIGPRRKRVALMTGCAQRALNTDINDATIRVLRRLGCEVVIAEGQGCCGALTHHMGKTAESHGTAAHNIRAWHREMAGEGLDAIVINTSGCGTTVKDYGHMFRNEALAQEAAAVAAIARDISEVLIDLEVPEQDRFSQGLTVAYHAACSLQHGQQIKTYPKDLLRRVGFKVVEPEDAHLCCGSAGTYNLMQPDISKELKARKVATLEAKAPDLIAAGNIGCMMQIGSGTGIPIVHTVELIDWATGGPKPAGLGTVEAA is encoded by the coding sequence ATGCAAACCCATTTCACCCCCGAGCAGCTCAAGGATCCGGCCACGGCCCGGTCCAACGAGATCCTGCGCAGCTGCGTCCATTGCGGGTTCTGCACCGCGACCTGCCCGACCTACCAGGTACTGGGCGACGAGCTCGACAGCCCGCGGGGCCGGATCTATCTGATCAAGGACATGATCGAGAACGACCGGCCCGCGGACCCGCAGACCGTCAAGCATATCGACCGCTGCCTGAGCTGCCTTGCCTGCATGACCACCTGCCCCTCGGGGGTGCATTACATGCACCTGGTCGATCACGCGCGGGAGTATATCGAGAACACCTACAAGCGGCCCCTGTACGAACGCATGCTGCGCTGGACGCTGGCGCGGATCCTGCCCTATCCGATGCGGTTCCGAGTGGCGATGCTGGGCGCGAAGATCGCGCGCCCCTTCGCGGGCCTGATCCCCGAAAAGCGCCTGCGCGCCATGGTGGAGATGGCGCCCAAAACCATCCCGCCGGTCAGCCGCAATGACGACCCGCAGGTCTTCCCGGCCATTGGCCCGCGCCGTAAGCGCGTGGCGCTGATGACCGGCTGCGCCCAGCGGGCGCTGAACACCGATATCAACGATGCCACGATCCGGGTGCTGCGGCGGCTCGGCTGCGAGGTGGTGATCGCGGAAGGGCAGGGCTGCTGCGGGGCGCTGACCCATCACATGGGCAAAACCGCCGAGAGCCATGGGACCGCGGCCCACAACATTCGTGCCTGGCACCGCGAGATGGCGGGCGAAGGCCTCGACGCCATCGTCATCAACACCTCGGGCTGCGGCACGACGGTGAAGGATTACGGCCACATGTTCCGCAACGAGGCGCTGGCCCAAGAGGCCGCCGCGGTGGCCGCCATCGCCAGGGACATCTCCGAGGTGCTGATCGACCTGGAGGTGCCCGAACAGGATCGCTTCAGCCAGGGCCTGACCGTGGCTTATCATGCCGCGTGCTCGCTGCAACATGGCCAGCAGATCAAGACCTATCCCAAGGACCTGCTGCGCCGGGTCGGGTTCAAGGTGGTGGAGCCGGAGGACGCGCATCTGTGCTGCGGTTCGGCCGGGACCTACAACCTGATGCAACCGGACATCTCCAAGGAACTGAAGGCGCGGAAAGTCGCCACTCTGGAGGCCAAGGCGCCGGATCTGATTGCCGCGGGCAATATCGGCTGCATGATGCAGATCGGCTCTGGCACCGGCATCCCGATCGTGCATACGGTCGAGCTTATCGACTGGGCGACGGGCGGACCGAAACCTGCTGGGCTGGGTACGGTGGAGGCTGCCTGA
- a CDS encoding NAD-dependent succinate-semialdehyde dehydrogenase, producing MLDTVTELREHLKDPALLASKAYFAGAWTDADSGATFPVTNPARGDVIAHVPDLGRAETARAIAAADAAQKPWAARTAKDRAQVLRRWFDLIVGNADDLARILTAEMGKPLAEARGEVMYGASFVEWFAEEAKRLYGETIPGHLPDARIQVIRQPIGVVGAITPWNFPIAMITRKAAPALAAGCAFLSKPAEDTPLSALALAVLAERAGIPAGLFAVLPSSDSSAIGKEFCENHTVRKLTFTGSTQVGRILLAQAADQVKKCSMELGGNAPFIVFDDADLDKAVEGAMACKFRNAGQTCVCANRIYVQDGVYDAFAEKLAAAVEELKVGDGAAEGVTIGPLINMPAVEKVQDHLDDLRAKGGTVVTGGETHPLGGTFFTPTVVTGVTQEMKVAREETFGPVAPLFRFTEEDEVIAMANDTIFGLAGYFYARDIGRITRVSEALEYGIVGINTGIISTEGAPFGGVKQSGLGREGSRHGIDEYLEMKYICLSI from the coding sequence ATGCTCGATACAGTGACGGAATTGCGGGAACACCTGAAGGATCCCGCGCTCCTGGCCAGCAAGGCCTATTTCGCGGGTGCCTGGACGGATGCGGACAGTGGCGCGACCTTCCCGGTGACCAACCCGGCGCGCGGCGACGTGATCGCCCATGTGCCCGACCTGGGCCGGGCCGAGACCGCCCGCGCCATCGCCGCCGCAGACGCCGCGCAGAAGCCCTGGGCCGCGCGCACCGCCAAGGACCGCGCGCAGGTGTTGCGGCGCTGGTTCGACCTGATCGTCGGGAATGCCGACGACCTGGCGCGGATCCTGACCGCCGAGATGGGCAAGCCGCTGGCCGAAGCCAGGGGCGAGGTGATGTATGGCGCGTCTTTCGTGGAATGGTTCGCCGAAGAGGCCAAGCGCCTCTATGGCGAGACCATCCCGGGTCATTTGCCGGACGCGCGCATCCAGGTGATCCGCCAGCCCATTGGCGTGGTGGGGGCGATCACCCCGTGGAACTTCCCCATTGCCATGATCACCCGCAAGGCCGCGCCGGCGCTGGCGGCCGGCTGCGCCTTCCTGTCGAAACCGGCCGAGGACACGCCGCTCTCGGCGCTGGCGCTGGCGGTTCTGGCCGAACGGGCGGGGATCCCTGCAGGGCTCTTCGCCGTGCTGCCGAGCAGTGATTCCTCGGCCATTGGCAAGGAATTCTGCGAGAACCATACCGTGCGCAAGCTGACCTTCACCGGCTCGACCCAGGTGGGGCGCATCCTGCTGGCGCAAGCCGCCGATCAGGTGAAGAAATGCTCGATGGAGCTGGGCGGCAACGCGCCCTTCATCGTGTTCGACGATGCCGATCTCGACAAGGCGGTCGAGGGGGCGATGGCCTGCAAGTTCCGCAACGCGGGCCAGACCTGCGTCTGCGCCAACCGGATCTATGTGCAGGACGGGGTCTATGACGCCTTCGCCGAGAAGCTGGCCGCCGCGGTGGAGGAGCTGAAGGTCGGGGATGGCGCGGCCGAGGGTGTGACCATCGGCCCGCTGATCAATATGCCCGCGGTGGAGAAGGTGCAGGATCACCTCGACGACCTGCGCGCCAAGGGTGGAACGGTCGTGACCGGGGGCGAGACACATCCCCTCGGCGGCACGTTCTTCACCCCCACGGTGGTGACCGGCGTGACGCAGGAGATGAAAGTGGCGCGGGAGGAAACCTTCGGCCCGGTCGCGCCGCTCTTCCGGTTCACGGAGGAGGACGAGGTCATCGCCATGGCCAATGACACGATCTTCGGGCTCGCGGGGTATTTCTACGCCCGCGACATCGGCCGGATCACCCGGGTGTCCGAGGCGCTGGAATACGGCATCGTCGGGATCAACACCGGCATCATCTCGACCGAAGGGGCGCCCTTCGGCGGGGTCAAGCAATCGGGGCTTGGGCGCGAAGGGTCCCGCCACGGGATCGACGAGTATCTCGAGATGAAATACATCTGCCTGTCGATCTGA
- the odhB gene encoding 2-oxoglutarate dehydrogenase complex dihydrolipoyllysine-residue succinyltransferase codes for MSVEVRVPTLGESVTEATVATWFKKPGDTVAVDEMLCELETDKVTVEVPSPAAGTLAEIVAAEGSTVGVDALLASIGEGSGAAAAEAAPAAPKAAPAESGGESVDVMVPTLGESVTEATVSTWFKKVGDTVVQDEMLCELETDKVSVEVPAPAAGVLTEILAPEGATVEASAKLAVLGGAGAVAAPSEPAPAPAAPTAQGKDVEDAPSAKKLMAENNLASGDVQGTGRDGRVMKGDVLAALAAPKAAAPAPSAAPRAPVAAEDAAREERVKMTKLRQTIAKRLKDSQNTAAMLTTYNEVDMTETMALRKEYKDLFEKKHGVRLGFMSFFTKACCHALKEVPEVNAEIDGTDIVYKNFVHMGIAAGTPQGLVVPVIRDADRMSFAEIEAAIAEKGRRARDGKLSMAEMQGGTFTISNGGVYGSLMSSPILNPPQSGILGMHKIQDRPMVINGEIKIRPMMYLALSYDHRIVDGKGAVTFLVRVKEALEDPRRLLMDL; via the coding sequence ATGTCTGTAGAAGTCCGCGTCCCGACGCTGGGGGAAAGTGTCACCGAAGCCACGGTGGCCACCTGGTTCAAGAAGCCCGGCGATACCGTCGCGGTGGACGAGATGCTCTGCGAGCTGGAGACCGACAAGGTGACGGTGGAGGTCCCCTCCCCCGCCGCCGGCACCCTGGCCGAAATCGTCGCTGCCGAGGGCAGCACCGTGGGCGTCGATGCCCTGCTGGCCTCGATCGGCGAAGGCTCCGGCGCAGCGGCGGCCGAGGCGGCGCCGGCGGCCCCGAAAGCGGCCCCGGCCGAGAGCGGCGGCGAGAGCGTCGACGTGATGGTCCCGACCCTGGGCGAGAGCGTGACCGAGGCCACGGTGTCGACCTGGTTCAAGAAGGTCGGTGACACGGTTGTCCAGGACGAGATGCTGTGCGAGCTGGAAACCGACAAGGTGTCGGTCGAGGTGCCTGCCCCGGCGGCGGGTGTTCTGACCGAGATCCTGGCGCCCGAGGGCGCCACGGTGGAGGCCTCGGCCAAGCTCGCCGTGCTCGGCGGGGCCGGCGCGGTCGCGGCCCCTTCGGAACCGGCTCCCGCACCGGCGGCGCCCACCGCCCAGGGCAAAGATGTGGAGGACGCGCCCTCGGCCAAGAAGCTGATGGCGGAGAACAACCTTGCCTCTGGCGATGTTCAGGGCACGGGCCGCGACGGGCGCGTGATGAAGGGCGACGTGCTGGCCGCACTGGCCGCACCGAAAGCCGCCGCCCCGGCCCCGTCCGCCGCCCCGCGCGCCCCGGTGGCCGCCGAGGACGCGGCGCGCGAAGAGCGGGTCAAAATGACCAAGCTGCGCCAGACCATCGCCAAGCGCCTGAAGGACAGCCAGAACACCGCCGCGATGCTCACCACCTACAACGAGGTGGACATGACCGAGACCATGGCGCTCCGGAAAGAGTACAAGGACCTGTTCGAGAAGAAACACGGCGTTCGCCTAGGCTTCATGTCCTTCTTCACCAAGGCCTGCTGTCATGCCCTGAAGGAGGTGCCCGAGGTCAATGCCGAGATCGACGGCACCGACATCGTCTACAAGAACTTCGTCCATATGGGCATCGCCGCGGGCACGCCCCAGGGCCTCGTGGTGCCAGTGATCCGGGACGCGGACCGCATGAGCTTTGCCGAGATCGAGGCGGCCATCGCCGAAAAGGGCCGCCGCGCCCGGGACGGCAAGCTCAGCATGGCCGAGATGCAGGGCGGGACCTTCACGATCTCGAACGGCGGGGTCTACGGCTCGCTGATGTCTTCGCCGATCCTGAACCCGCCGCAGTCGGGCATCCTCGGCATGCACAAGATCCAGGACCGCCCGATGGTCATCAACGGCGAAATCAAGATCCGCCCGATGATGTACCTGGCCCTCAGCTACGACCACCGGATCGTGGACGGCAAAGGGGCGGTGACCTTCCTCGTGCGCGTGAAAGAGGCGCTGGAGGATCCCCGGCGGCTGCTGATGGATTTGTAA